The Akkermansia sp. N21116 genome includes a region encoding these proteins:
- a CDS encoding LacI family DNA-binding transcriptional regulator — MRRNKITLRDVAKAANVSQMTVSRAIRGLPGVSEQLQRDITNLALSMGYVPNRSTQETGHKEPTMTVGVILPYLGNTIFAEILENIETVLSSYGYRIFLCCSYNNLIKEFHDISALLERQVDGIIWSPLHLRDSLPAAKAIRKHHCPLVFVDRKIPNWKADVVMVDDFGSALKLTQHFLDQGHRKIAYVGSALDSYAERERRNGFLTGMKEGGLPVRDEWVMRGGSDIAAGKRAADQILACEERPEAVLCFNDSLSIGVEMGLLGHGIEIPGQIALAGFSGTLEMEIARVPITGVFQDAVALGKTAAEFLLKRMINPKVQFVPEERVLTTRLISRESSQC, encoded by the coding sequence ATGAGGCGCAATAAGATTACTCTTCGCGATGTAGCAAAAGCTGCAAATGTTTCACAGATGACCGTGTCCAGAGCCATTCGAGGGTTGCCTGGAGTCAGTGAGCAATTGCAGCGTGACATTACCAATCTGGCTTTATCCATGGGCTACGTTCCCAACCGGAGCACCCAGGAGACGGGTCACAAAGAGCCGACCATGACGGTGGGTGTGATCCTTCCTTATTTGGGCAATACCATCTTTGCCGAAATTCTGGAAAACATTGAGACCGTCCTCTCTTCCTACGGGTACCGCATCTTCCTGTGTTGCTCCTACAATAATCTCATCAAGGAATTCCACGATATCTCCGCCTTGCTCGAAAGGCAGGTGGACGGCATCATCTGGTCCCCCCTGCATTTGAGGGACAGCCTTCCGGCGGCAAAAGCCATCAGGAAGCACCATTGTCCCCTGGTGTTTGTCGACAGGAAAATCCCCAATTGGAAAGCCGATGTCGTCATGGTGGATGACTTCGGCAGCGCCTTGAAGTTGACGCAGCACTTCCTCGACCAGGGACACAGGAAAATCGCCTATGTCGGATCCGCCCTGGATTCCTACGCCGAGAGGGAGAGGCGAAACGGCTTCCTGACTGGAATGAAGGAAGGCGGCTTGCCTGTCCGTGATGAATGGGTGATGAGGGGAGGATCCGATATCGCGGCCGGGAAAAGGGCCGCCGACCAGATCCTTGCCTGCGAGGAAAGGCCGGAGGCGGTCCTTTGCTTCAATGATTCCCTCTCGATCGGTGTTGAAATGGGACTGCTCGGACACGGGATCGAAATCCCGGGGCAAATAGCTTTGGCCGGGTTCTCCGGTACCTTGGAAATGGAAATTGCGAGAGTTCCCATTACCGGCGTCTTCCAGGATGCCGTTGCTCTCGGCAAAACCGCGGCTGAATTCCTGCTCAAACGCATGATCAATCCCAAAGTCCAGTTCGTTCCCGAAGAACGGGTGTTGACAACCCGTCTCATTTCCAGGGAATCGTCCCAGTGCTGA